A region of uncultured Draconibacterium sp. DNA encodes the following proteins:
- a CDS encoding FAD-dependent oxidoreductase, translated as MIKLKINNKVVEVEKGTSVMKAAQQMGFDIPNMCWHDELEHFTSCMLCMVKDQKNGRLYPSCSVKAIDGMEVITDDQEIAESRKTALELLLSEHVGDCEGPCQIACPAHMDIPRMNRLIAAGKFDEALEVVKKDIALPAVLGRICPAPCEGACHRKTVDEPVSICLLKRIVGDDGVEPTVPQVEKTGKKVAVVGAGPAGLAAAYYMQLKGIDVTLFDKNEKAGGLLRTELSEELLPMDVLDREIETIIKTGVEFRGGQSIGAAEFDQLKKDFDAVVLASGAITDASEKYGLEAGSKGIEADKTTYQTSDEKVFAIGNVLRSSRLAVRSVGQGKEVAFSVMQYLAGQEIKGEPRLFNSRFGKMVADEFSEYLKESVEGKRKLPEQGKFAGFTREEAIAEAKRCLHCDCRAIDSCKLREYSDQYKVDQKRFKTSERRKITKEINHDLVIYEPQKCIKCGICVRLTGKYQEKFGFTFIGRGFDVEIGVPFNEDLKKGLTETARKVADGCPTGAISLKNKE; from the coding sequence ATGATTAAACTTAAAATAAATAACAAAGTAGTTGAAGTTGAAAAAGGAACTTCGGTGATGAAAGCTGCGCAGCAAATGGGATTTGATATTCCCAATATGTGTTGGCATGATGAGCTGGAGCACTTTACTTCCTGTATGCTTTGTATGGTAAAAGACCAGAAAAACGGAAGACTTTATCCCTCTTGTTCGGTAAAGGCAATTGATGGAATGGAGGTGATTACCGATGATCAGGAGATTGCCGAATCGCGAAAAACAGCTTTGGAATTGCTGTTGAGCGAACATGTCGGCGATTGTGAAGGCCCGTGTCAGATTGCTTGTCCGGCACACATGGATATTCCGCGCATGAACCGTTTAATTGCCGCCGGAAAGTTTGATGAAGCGCTGGAAGTGGTGAAAAAAGATATTGCCTTGCCAGCAGTTTTGGGTCGAATTTGTCCGGCTCCCTGCGAAGGGGCGTGCCATCGGAAAACGGTTGATGAACCGGTTTCTATTTGTTTATTAAAACGAATAGTGGGAGATGATGGTGTTGAACCAACGGTTCCTCAAGTGGAGAAAACCGGGAAAAAAGTGGCGGTTGTTGGTGCCGGTCCGGCCGGATTGGCAGCAGCGTATTACATGCAACTAAAAGGTATTGATGTAACACTTTTTGATAAAAATGAAAAAGCCGGAGGTTTGCTTCGCACCGAATTGAGTGAAGAGCTTCTTCCGATGGATGTTCTGGACCGGGAAATTGAAACGATTATAAAAACCGGTGTTGAATTTCGCGGAGGTCAGTCGATTGGAGCAGCAGAATTTGATCAGCTGAAAAAGGATTTTGATGCTGTGGTTCTCGCTTCGGGAGCTATTACTGACGCATCGGAAAAATATGGATTAGAAGCCGGATCAAAAGGAATTGAAGCTGATAAAACGACCTATCAAACATCCGACGAGAAAGTTTTTGCCATTGGAAATGTATTGCGTTCATCGCGTTTGGCAGTGCGTTCCGTTGGACAGGGAAAAGAGGTGGCTTTCTCGGTGATGCAATATTTAGCCGGGCAAGAGATAAAAGGAGAACCGCGTTTATTCAATTCGCGCTTTGGGAAAATGGTAGCCGACGAGTTTTCGGAATACCTGAAAGAGTCAGTGGAAGGTAAACGAAAATTGCCGGAGCAAGGTAAGTTCGCAGGATTTACCCGCGAGGAAGCCATTGCAGAAGCAAAACGATGCTTGCATTGCGATTGCCGTGCGATTGATAGTTGTAAACTGCGCGAATATTCAGATCAATATAAAGTGGATCAGAAACGCTTTAAAACCAGCGAGCGCCGAAAGATTACAAAGGAGATCAATCACGATTTGGTGATTTATGAGCCGCAAAAATGTATCAAATGCGGAATTTGTGTACGCCTCACCGGAAAATATCAGGAGAAATTTGGTTTCACATTTATTGGCCGGGGTTTTGATGTAGAGATTGGTGTTCCGTTTAACGAGGACCTGAAAAAAGGATTAACCGAAACGGCACGAAAAGTTGCTGATGGTTGTCCTACAGGAGCGATCTCGTTAAAGAATAAAGAATGA
- a CDS encoding PQQ-binding-like beta-propeller repeat protein, with protein sequence MKYWIVTFIIILSFGAVAQPSDSWPIFRGDQHLSGVSKTTLPESPNLLWTFETGDNIKSAPVVANDKVVIGSTDGFVYCLHTSGKLLWKFNTENSIEAPALILDNTVYVGNLDGMLFALNLDNGEKLWEYECENQIIGSANWWTEGGTTHIFMGSYDYYLHCVDAKTGELKWKYESDNFINGAAACADGKAMFGGCDGYLHVVDVTTGKLVEKIDVATYVAGSVAVEKDKVYIGDYDGRFFQVDIDSDKTTWEWSDEKTNLQFIASPAIIGEKVLTANHNKFLYCFNKNTGEKLWEYNTGRQVEASPVIVKNKVVVANMRGDLAIVNLSDGKPVWTYELGSQIISNPAVANGQLFVGAFDGNIYCFGE encoded by the coding sequence ATGAAGTATTGGATAGTAACTTTTATAATCATTTTGAGTTTTGGAGCTGTTGCTCAACCGTCCGATTCATGGCCGATTTTTCGTGGCGACCAACATCTTTCAGGTGTTTCGAAAACTACATTGCCCGAATCGCCCAATCTTTTGTGGACATTCGAAACCGGCGATAATATCAAGTCGGCGCCAGTAGTTGCCAACGATAAAGTGGTGATCGGCTCAACAGATGGTTTTGTATACTGCCTCCATACTTCCGGAAAATTATTGTGGAAATTTAATACCGAAAATTCAATTGAAGCGCCTGCACTCATTCTTGATAATACGGTTTACGTAGGAAATCTCGATGGGATGCTTTTTGCGCTGAATCTCGATAATGGCGAAAAACTTTGGGAATACGAATGTGAAAACCAGATAATCGGTTCGGCAAACTGGTGGACAGAAGGTGGAACAACCCATATTTTTATGGGCAGTTACGATTACTACCTTCATTGTGTTGATGCCAAAACCGGTGAGTTGAAATGGAAATACGAGTCGGATAATTTTATTAACGGAGCAGCGGCCTGTGCTGACGGTAAGGCAATGTTTGGAGGCTGCGATGGTTACCTTCATGTGGTTGATGTTACAACAGGTAAATTGGTTGAAAAAATTGATGTGGCAACTTATGTGGCCGGATCTGTTGCCGTTGAAAAGGATAAAGTTTATATAGGTGATTACGATGGTCGCTTTTTTCAGGTGGACATTGATAGTGACAAAACAACCTGGGAGTGGTCGGACGAAAAAACAAACCTGCAGTTTATTGCTTCGCCTGCTATAATTGGCGAAAAGGTTTTAACGGCCAATCACAATAAATTTTTGTATTGTTTTAATAAAAATACAGGAGAGAAACTTTGGGAATACAACACCGGGCGGCAGGTGGAGGCCTCTCCGGTAATTGTTAAAAATAAGGTAGTTGTGGCCAATATGCGTGGTGATTTAGCCATTGTGAACCTTTCGGATGGAAAGCCTGTTTGGACTTATGAATTGGGAAGCCAGATCATCAGCAATCCCGCCGTGGCCAACGGTCAGTTGTTTGTTGGAGCTTTTGATGGAAACATTTACTGTTTTGGCGAATAG